From Zingiber officinale cultivar Zhangliang chromosome 5B, Zo_v1.1, whole genome shotgun sequence, the proteins below share one genomic window:
- the LOC121987051 gene encoding protein ABERRANT PANICLE ORGANIZATION 1-like, translating into MEEAFTISITTAGAGTGAGAGASSSSSASSSASLITVVNMDPRIWRHLPQGMVDRVLAFLPPDAFFRARAVCKRWYSLVFSDSFLELHLRLAPALPCFVFFLLPSTTASSSAPSDASSPAIAAASSSSSRPPPPPALLLDPVADSWHRIPLDAVIPPGFSPAASSHGVLCFISDDAGSKTLLLCNLLSKLAAHLPPSPTPRLFPTVGLAVGPSSICTVLAGDDMISPFAVKNLTAECFHADGVTGFYSPWATGSALPRLCSFEPGRMAYAASAGRFYGMSCGPFGVLSYDVASNAWEKIQPPMRRFLRSPSIAECGGGRVVLVAAVEKSKLSVPRSVRVWSLQPCGRAWSELDRMPHDVHSRFCDAEAGRGFECVGHGDFLVITMRASHDVLLFHVRRKEWRWAPPCPFLQGPGGVIGTLRGFAYVPRLATPCMALLDSSSFMPPVGFDG; encoded by the coding sequence ATGGAGGAGGCTTTCACCATTTCCATAACTACCGCGGGGGCCGGGACAGGGGCCGGGGCCGgcgcttcctcttcctcctccgccTCTTCGTCTGCCAGCTTAATTACCGTGGTAAACATGGACCCGCGCATATGGCGTCACCTGCCGCAGGGGATGGTGGACCGCGTGCTGGCCTTCCTGCCCCCCGACGCCTTCTTTCGCGCCCGCGCCGTCTGCAAGCGCTGGTACTCCCTCGTCTTCTCCGATAGCTTTCTTGAGCTCCACCTTCGCCTCGCTCCCGCCCTCCCCTGcttcgtcttcttcctcctcccctcCACGACCGCCTCCTCGTCCGCACCTTCCGATGCATCCTCCCCGGCTATCGCCGCCGCCTCCTCATCGTCATCGAGGCCGCCACCTCCCCCGGCACTCCTCCTCGACCCCGTTGCCGATTCCTGGCACCGCATCCCCCTCGACGCCGTCATTCCCCCCGGCTTCTCCCCCGCCGCCTCCTCCCACGGGGTGCTCTGTTTCATCTCCGACGACGCGGGCTCCAAGACCCTCCTCCTCTGCAACCTCTTGTCCAAACTCGCAGCCCATCTCCCCCCTTCCCCTACCCCGCGCCTCTTCCCCACCGTCGGCCTCGCCGTCGGGCCTTCCTCCATTTGCACCGTTCTTGCCGGCGACGACATGATCTCCCCTTTCGCAGTCAAGAATCTCACCGCCGAGTGCTTCCACGCTGACGGCGTCACGGGCTTCTACTCCCCCTGGGCCACCGGCAGCGCGCTGCCCCGCCTCTGCAGTTTCGAGCCCGGGCGCATGGCCTACGCCGCCTCGGCGGGCCGCTTCTACGGCATGAGCTGCGGCCCCTTCGGTGTGCTCTCCTACGACGTCGCCTCCAACGCATGGGAGAAGATCCAACCGCCGATGCGGCGCTTCCTCCGCTCTCCCAGCATCGCTGAGTGCGGCGGCGGGCGGGTGGTGCTGGTCGCGGCGGTCGAGAAGAGCAAGCTGAGCGTGCCGCGGAGCGTGCGGGTGTGGTCGCTCCAGCCGTGCGGCCGCGCGTGGTCGGAGCTAGACCGCATGCCCCACGACGTCCACTCCCGTTTCTGCGACGCCGAGGCTGGCCGCGGCTTCGAGTGCGTCGGCCACGGCGACTTCCTCGTCATCACCATGCGCGCCTCCCACGACGTGCTCCTCTTCCACGTCCGCCGCAAGGAGTGGCGCTGGGCCCCGCCCTGCCCCTTCCTCCAGGGACCCGGCGGAGTGATCGGCACGCTTCGCGGATTCGCCTACGTGCCGCGCCTGGCTACTCCCTGCATGGCGCTGCTCGATTCATCCTCCTTCATGCCTCCCGTAGGCTTCGACGGTTAG
- the LOC121986014 gene encoding zinc transporter 4-like, producing the protein MKLCFSFFFLLLPLGALAECECDRDVRGRDSTAALRLKFVAIASILAAGAVGVLIPILGRSVSALRPESNLFFVIKAFAAGVILATGLIHILPAAFQSLTSPCLAERPWRQFPVTGFVVMSSAIVTMMIDSFATSYYKRSHFSKARPVEEEGEETASPDQAQPFHVHGHGSSEAAAEAASLSERIRHQVISQVLELGILVHSIIIGISLGASGSPSTIRPLVGALSFHQFFEGIGLGGCIVQASFRTKSTVVMAVFFSLTAPMGIALGIAVSSIYDETSATALIVEGVFNAASAGILVYMALVDLLATDFTNPRLQSNGRLQLWCHLAVLVGAGLMSLLAKWA; encoded by the exons ATGAAGCtctgcttctccttcttcttcctcctcctccctcttggagctcttgctGAGTGCGAGTGTGATCGAGACGTCCGAGGCCGCGACAGCACCGCGGCGCTGCGCTTAAAATTCGTCGCCATAGCCTCCATCCTAGCCGCCGGCGCCGTCGGCGTGCTCATCCCCATCCTCGGCAGGTCCGTCTCGGCCTTGCGCCCAGAGTCCAATCTGTTCTTCGTCATCAAGGCCTTCGCCGCCGGCGTCATCCTCGCCACGGGGCTGATTCACATCCTCCCGGCGGCGTTCCAGAGCTTGACGTCGCCGTGCCTCGCCGAGCGGCCCTGGCGGCAGTTCCCAGTCACGGGGTTCGTGGTCATGTCGTCGGCCATCGTTACGATGATGATCGACTCCTTCGCCACCAGCTACTACAAGCGGTCCCACTTCAGCAAGGCGAGGCCAGTGGAAGAAGAAGGCGAGGAGACGGCCTCGCCGGATCAAGCGCAACCCTTCCATGTCCACGGCCATGGCTCCTCGGAGGCCGCAGCAGAGGCGGCCTCCCTCTCGGAGCGGATTAGGCACCAAGTGATTTCCCAA GTACTGGAGCTTGGAATCCTGGTCCATTCAATAATCATCGGCATCTCATTAGGTGCCTCCGGGAGCCCCTCCACGATTAGGCCTCTCGTCGGGGCCTTGAGCTTCCACCAATTCTTTGAGGGGATAGGACTCGGTGGATGCATCGTTCAG GCAAGCTTCAGAACCAAGTCGACGGTGGTGATGGCAGTGTTCTTCTCCCTCACGGCTCCCATGGGGATTGCTCTGGGCATCGCCGTCTCCTCCATCTACGACGAGACGAGCGCGACAGCGCTCATCGTTGAGGGCGTCTTCAATGCGGCGTCCGCAGGCATCCTCGTGTACATGGCGCTGGTCGATCTGTTGGCGACGGACTTCACCAATCCCAGGCTGCAGAGCAATGGGAGGCTGCAGCTGTGGTGTCATCTTGCAGTTTTGGTAGGTGCAGGTCTCATGTCGCTGCTTGCTAAATGGGCCTAG